In one Arenibacter antarcticus genomic region, the following are encoded:
- a CDS encoding LytTR family DNA-binding domain-containing protein, whose translation MKVVIVEDELAASENLAFILKNIEDSIEILAVLDSVKESIAYFSKSNEAELVFMDIHLADGLSFEIFDSIEIEAPIIFTTAYDQYALQAFKLNSIDYLLKPIDEDELALSLEQYKGQFKGKGLYTEQVAGLLNLINKQKTTYKSMYLVNHRDQMIPLKTENIAYLYIETGTVKAVTDKNQTYTMEQNLEDLENDLDPTIFYRINRQFIVRRDAIKGIQQYFNGKLIVNVTPPSHERIVVSRAKSSEFKNWMNQ comes from the coding sequence ATGAAAGTTGTAATTGTAGAAGACGAATTAGCGGCAAGTGAAAATCTTGCTTTTATACTAAAAAATATAGAAGACTCCATTGAGATATTAGCTGTACTAGATTCCGTAAAGGAATCCATAGCGTACTTTTCCAAAAGCAATGAGGCGGAATTGGTTTTTATGGACATTCATTTGGCCGATGGCCTTTCTTTTGAAATTTTTGATTCAATAGAGATAGAGGCTCCCATTATTTTTACCACGGCATATGACCAATACGCCCTACAGGCCTTTAAGCTAAATAGTATTGATTACCTCCTAAAACCTATAGACGAAGACGAGCTAGCTTTAAGCTTGGAACAGTACAAGGGACAATTTAAAGGAAAAGGCCTATATACCGAACAGGTGGCGGGACTATTAAATCTAATAAACAAACAAAAGACTACCTATAAGTCCATGTACTTGGTAAATCACAGGGACCAAATGATTCCTTTAAAGACCGAAAACATTGCGTATCTGTACATTGAAACCGGCACTGTAAAAGCAGTGACCGATAAAAATCAGACCTATACCATGGAACAAAATTTAGAGGATTTGGAAAACGACTTAGACCCTACGATTTTCTATAGGATAAACCGTCAGTTTATCGTTAGAAGAGATGCTATTAAAGGCATACAACAGTATTTTAATGGCAAGCTTATCGTTAATGTGACCCCTCCTTCTCACGAAAGGATTGTAGTGAGTAGGGCAAAATCGTCAGAGTTTAAGAACTGGATGAATCAATAA
- a CDS encoding PQQ-dependent sugar dehydrogenase: protein MAILPNMDVLVSQRRGEVMLYKPATGELTQVGFLDVYHKTLNTPDVNAEEGLMGLQKDPDFANNHWIYLFYSPSGDKWVNRLSRFKFEDDLLQMNSEQVILEVESQREICCHTGGSIAFGPDNMLYLSTGDNSTPFNEKGVKYTNKGFAPLNDIPGHEQYDAQRSSGNTNDLRGKILRIKVNEDGSYSIPEGNLFPKGTPKTRPEIFTMGHRNPYRISVDPKKGYVYWGDVGPDSRVDSLQTRGPRGYDELNQAREAGNFGWPLFIADNKPYRAYDYETGISGEAFDPEKPINNSRNNTGLRELPKAMPAYAFYPYVESEEFPQTGTGGRNAMAGPVYYTDLYKGENALPNYYDGKVFVYDWIRGWMKAVSLFPNGEFNKMEPFADQIKLNNLIDMEVAPDGRIYLLEYGSGWFSKNDDSALSYIDYNGGNRPPLVENLTVDNTSGKLPLNIVAKVTATDREKDAMTYMWDLGNGEVQETTEPEIAYVYKEAGDYFISVEVKDDKGAAAKSNAVSVVAGNSRPVVSIDLKGGNSSFFIPGVPVNYKVTVTDPDGSQIVEDNIFVSVDYLESMDEVSLSLGHQEVSAAVTGKALTQAMDCRTCHKELEKSIGPMYDEIAKKYKMDKNAAAYLQGKIIAGGSGVWGEVTMPAHPKMTQDEARQITAYILSLVDTGQKQKSLPPSGSIVPKKEEGANVMVITASYTDQGENNVKPLTGTTSVVLKGNSVPFSATTKVDAFEPVSYNGMDLLVVPKKEGWFVLPKLDLTAVNTATITAVWQTVPNYELDFEMRLNAPDGKLIGTGNMPKPQSGAEMGRIALKLTETINESVEEVYFVYKPTAQAAEAEGMVALRNVQFSKK, encoded by the coding sequence ATGGCTATTCTTCCCAATATGGATGTATTGGTATCTCAGCGAAGGGGAGAGGTTATGTTGTACAAACCGGCTACAGGGGAACTGACCCAAGTTGGATTTTTAGATGTTTATCACAAAACATTGAATACTCCCGATGTAAATGCCGAAGAGGGATTGATGGGATTGCAAAAGGATCCGGATTTCGCCAACAACCATTGGATCTACCTTTTTTACAGCCCTTCCGGTGATAAATGGGTGAATAGGTTGTCTCGATTTAAATTTGAGGACGATCTGCTTCAGATGAATTCCGAACAAGTGATTTTGGAGGTGGAGAGTCAGCGCGAGATTTGTTGCCATACAGGGGGATCTATAGCCTTTGGACCAGATAATATGCTTTATTTGTCAACTGGTGATAATAGTACTCCCTTTAATGAAAAGGGTGTTAAATACACGAACAAAGGTTTTGCACCCTTGAACGATATACCGGGACATGAACAGTACGATGCCCAAAGATCTTCGGGCAATACCAATGACCTACGCGGTAAGATATTGCGTATAAAAGTTAATGAAGACGGAAGTTATAGTATCCCAGAAGGAAACTTGTTTCCCAAAGGGACTCCAAAAACGCGTCCCGAGATTTTTACCATGGGGCACCGAAATCCGTATAGGATTTCCGTGGATCCTAAAAAAGGCTATGTGTATTGGGGCGATGTTGGTCCTGATTCGCGAGTAGATAGCTTGCAAACTAGGGGCCCTAGGGGTTATGATGAATTAAACCAGGCGAGGGAAGCAGGAAATTTCGGATGGCCTTTGTTTATTGCTGATAATAAACCATACCGTGCCTACGATTATGAGACTGGAATTAGTGGAGAGGCATTTGATCCCGAAAAGCCTATTAACAACTCCAGAAATAATACTGGGCTTAGGGAGCTTCCCAAAGCCATGCCAGCCTATGCTTTTTATCCCTATGTGGAATCCGAAGAATTTCCACAAACAGGTACAGGGGGCAGAAACGCCATGGCGGGACCCGTGTATTACACTGATCTCTATAAGGGAGAAAATGCGCTGCCAAACTATTATGACGGTAAAGTTTTTGTCTACGATTGGATAAGGGGATGGATGAAGGCTGTTAGCCTCTTCCCTAACGGCGAATTTAACAAAATGGAGCCCTTTGCAGACCAGATAAAATTGAACAACCTTATAGATATGGAAGTTGCGCCAGATGGAAGGATTTACCTTTTGGAATACGGTAGTGGTTGGTTCTCGAAGAATGATGACTCTGCCTTGAGTTATATCGACTATAATGGCGGAAACCGACCTCCGCTGGTTGAAAATTTAACGGTTGATAATACCTCCGGAAAGCTGCCTCTAAATATTGTGGCTAAAGTAACTGCGACGGATAGGGAGAAGGATGCAATGACCTATATGTGGGATCTTGGTAACGGAGAAGTCCAAGAGACCACTGAACCGGAAATTGCGTATGTATATAAGGAAGCAGGAGATTATTTTATTTCAGTTGAAGTGAAAGATGATAAGGGTGCCGCTGCCAAGAGCAACGCCGTTTCTGTAGTGGCGGGGAATTCCAGACCAGTAGTATCCATAGATCTGAAGGGCGGAAATTCTTCCTTTTTTATTCCTGGTGTACCAGTAAATTATAAGGTTACAGTTACTGATCCTGACGGTTCCCAGATAGTGGAGGATAATATTTTTGTTTCAGTAGATTATTTGGAGAGTATGGATGAAGTGTCCCTTTCTTTAGGGCACCAAGAAGTTTCTGCGGCAGTAACCGGTAAAGCACTTACTCAGGCTATGGATTGTAGAACCTGTCATAAGGAGTTGGAAAAATCTATTGGTCCAATGTATGACGAGATCGCAAAAAAATATAAGATGGATAAAAACGCAGCTGCCTATTTGCAAGGAAAAATAATTGCAGGTGGTAGTGGTGTTTGGGGAGAGGTTACTATGCCAGCACATCCCAAAATGACCCAGGACGAAGCTCGACAGATTACAGCCTATATCCTTTCTCTAGTGGATACCGGCCAAAAACAAAAATCCCTACCACCCTCGGGTTCTATTGTGCCTAAGAAGGAAGAAGGCGCCAATGTAATGGTAATTACAGCCTCTTACACAGACCAAGGGGAAAACAATGTTAAACCGCTTACCGGCACAACCTCAGTTGTGTTAAAAGGTAATTCTGTTCCGTTCAGTGCCACAACCAAGGTAGATGCTTTTGAACCTGTCTCTTATAATGGGATGGATCTACTGGTGGTTCCCAAAAAAGAGGGTTGGTTTGTGCTTCCAAAGTTAGATCTTACAGCTGTGAACACCGCCACTATAACCGCGGTTTGGCAAACAGTGCCCAATTATGAACTCGATTTTGAAATGCGATTAAATGCTCCTGATGGGAAATTGATAGGAACAGGAAACATGCCTAAACCGCAAAGTGGTGCGGAAATGGGGAGGATTGCATTAAAGTTGACAGAAACAATAAATGAAAGTGTAGAAGAAGTTTATTTTGTCTACAAACCAACAGCCCAGGCCGCAGAAGCGGAGGGGATGGTGGCCTTGCGCAATGTGCAGTTTTCTAAAAAGTAA
- a CDS encoding tetratricopeptide repeat protein: MLRKKTAVILCFVGSMFYGVSQESKIYTHDQKDYQEALALYNNKQFQAAQTIFESVQRNTRDVETQANSAYYAANAAIRLNQLGADRLMEDFVENYPTSTKRNSAYIDVADYYFETGKYPYALKWYAKVDQNSLSRKDMERFNFNNGYALFSSNKPEEAERYLNKVTTSRTYGSQAKYYLGYIAYQEDDYVGANLRFDQIADQDILDEKLSYYQADMNFKLGKFEEAITLAKKQLAKSDRTEVSELNKIIGESYFNLKQYENAVPYLTEYKGKRGKWSNTDYYLLGYSYYMQGDYANAIQQFNKIIDGNSDVSQNAYYHLAECYLKLQKKQEALNAFKNASQMDFNKEIQKDAYLNYARLSYEIGNAYEPVPKVLTTFLQKYPNGPHKEEIQDLLVDSYITSKNFEGAMLLLETNKNYASKATYQKVAFYRGVELFLETNYEGASLAFKKSLDNAEDQKFKARASYWKAESDFSMNHFEEAVAGYMAFKQNAASRSTPEYKDVDYNLAYAYFKLKNYTGAITAFSNYVEANRAEVEKLNDAYLRLGDSYFVSSKYWPAIETYNKAIARNIPERDYAAYQKALSYGFVDRSATKIEELTNFVSKYPNSTLKDDALFELANSYIRANNIEKGLQLYDQLIREYRGSSLVPQAMMRQGLVHYNANRNEEALVKFKTVVRDHPNSQEALQAVTTAKLIYVDLGRVNEYAQWVDGLDFVEVTDAELDNATFESADKQNMEGKLDAAIKGYEGYVKQFPNGLNALKANFNLAQLYFGKGQKDKALPYFKNVAGKGNNEYAEQALTRVCEIYAGKNDYVTAIPYLEQLEASAQIQQNVTFARSNLMKGYYEQSNFNKTIEYAGKVLATSKIDNRIKSDAHIMIARSAIKTNDENRAKTAYAEVLKIATGDLAAEALFYDAYFKNKTQNYEASNASVQKLAKDYAGYKEWSAKGLILMAKNFYALGDAFQATYILDSVIANFGEYPTIVDEAKKESVIIKAKEAQSNSSINPNGN; the protein is encoded by the coding sequence ATGCTAAGAAAAAAAACCGCTGTAATACTGTGCTTTGTCGGATCCATGTTTTATGGTGTTTCCCAAGAGTCAAAAATTTATACGCATGACCAAAAAGACTATCAAGAGGCTTTGGCATTGTATAACAACAAACAGTTTCAAGCAGCACAAACAATCTTTGAATCGGTGCAGCGCAATACTAGGGATGTGGAGACACAGGCCAACAGCGCTTATTATGCGGCAAATGCTGCTATTCGCCTAAATCAGCTTGGTGCGGATAGGTTGATGGAGGATTTTGTAGAAAATTACCCCACTTCAACCAAACGCAATTCGGCCTATATAGATGTAGCGGATTACTATTTTGAAACGGGGAAATATCCCTATGCCTTAAAATGGTATGCCAAGGTAGATCAAAATTCCCTGTCTCGTAAGGATATGGAACGGTTTAACTTTAACAATGGTTATGCCTTGTTTTCCTCAAATAAGCCGGAAGAAGCAGAACGATACTTAAACAAGGTGACCACTTCGCGGACCTACGGTTCCCAAGCGAAGTACTACTTGGGGTATATAGCGTATCAGGAAGACGATTATGTAGGGGCCAATCTGCGTTTCGATCAAATTGCCGACCAGGACATTCTGGACGAAAAATTGTCGTACTATCAGGCAGATATGAACTTTAAACTAGGTAAGTTTGAGGAGGCTATTACTTTGGCCAAGAAGCAATTGGCGAAATCTGACAGGACAGAGGTATCGGAACTCAATAAAATTATTGGGGAGAGTTATTTCAACCTTAAACAGTATGAAAATGCCGTTCCGTATCTAACTGAATACAAGGGGAAAAGAGGTAAATGGAGCAATACGGACTATTATTTGTTGGGCTACTCCTATTATATGCAAGGCGATTATGCCAATGCAATACAGCAGTTCAATAAGATTATTGATGGTAACAGCGATGTTTCGCAGAATGCCTATTATCATTTGGCAGAGTGTTATCTTAAATTGCAAAAAAAGCAGGAAGCCCTGAATGCATTTAAAAATGCTTCCCAAATGGATTTTAATAAAGAAATTCAGAAGGATGCCTACCTAAATTACGCCCGCCTAAGCTACGAGATAGGAAATGCCTATGAACCGGTACCTAAGGTGCTGACCACCTTTTTACAAAAATATCCGAACGGACCACATAAGGAAGAAATTCAGGATCTCTTGGTGGACTCTTATATTACCTCAAAGAATTTTGAAGGGGCTATGTTGCTTTTAGAGACCAACAAAAATTATGCAAGCAAGGCTACCTATCAAAAAGTGGCATTTTATAGAGGCGTAGAATTGTTTTTGGAAACCAATTACGAAGGTGCTTCACTGGCCTTTAAAAAATCCTTGGACAATGCAGAGGATCAAAAATTTAAAGCGAGGGCAAGTTACTGGAAAGCAGAATCCGATTTTTCCATGAACCACTTCGAGGAAGCTGTAGCAGGATATATGGCATTCAAACAAAATGCCGCCTCAAGATCTACCCCAGAATATAAGGATGTAGATTATAATTTGGCCTATGCCTATTTTAAACTGAAAAATTACACTGGGGCAATCACCGCCTTTAGCAATTATGTGGAGGCCAACAGGGCTGAGGTTGAAAAATTAAACGATGCCTATTTGCGTTTGGGCGATAGCTATTTTGTAAGCAGCAAATATTGGCCAGCAATTGAAACCTATAACAAGGCTATAGCCAGGAATATTCCAGAGCGGGATTATGCCGCTTATCAAAAAGCATTGAGTTATGGATTTGTGGATAGAAGTGCCACAAAAATAGAGGAGCTTACCAATTTTGTTTCCAAATATCCCAATTCTACCTTAAAGGATGATGCGCTTTTTGAATTGGCAAATTCCTATATACGTGCTAACAACATAGAGAAGGGATTGCAGTTATACGACCAGTTAATCCGGGAGTATAGAGGAAGTTCCCTAGTGCCTCAGGCAATGATGAGACAGGGATTAGTACATTATAACGCCAATAGGAACGAAGAGGCTTTGGTGAAATTCAAAACCGTGGTAAGAGACCATCCCAATAGCCAAGAAGCACTACAGGCAGTAACCACGGCCAAATTGATCTATGTTGACCTAGGAAGGGTAAATGAGTATGCCCAGTGGGTAGATGGGCTCGACTTTGTAGAGGTGACCGATGCAGAATTGGACAATGCTACCTTTGAATCTGCTGACAAACAAAATATGGAAGGCAAGTTAGATGCCGCTATTAAAGGGTATGAGGGATATGTAAAACAATTCCCTAATGGATTAAATGCCTTAAAGGCCAATTTTAACCTTGCACAACTATATTTTGGGAAAGGACAAAAAGATAAGGCCTTACCGTATTTTAAGAATGTTGCAGGAAAAGGGAACAATGAGTATGCCGAGCAGGCACTTACGCGGGTGTGTGAGATTTATGCAGGCAAAAATGATTATGTAACCGCAATTCCTTATTTAGAGCAATTGGAGGCTAGTGCGCAAATTCAACAGAACGTTACTTTTGCCCGTTCCAATCTTATGAAAGGGTATTATGAGCAGTCCAATTTCAATAAAACGATAGAATATGCGGGGAAAGTATTGGCAACCTCAAAAATTGACAACCGTATTAAGAGCGATGCCCATATTATGATTGCGAGATCGGCAATTAAGACCAATGATGAAAATAGAGCTAAAACCGCTTATGCGGAAGTGCTTAAAATTGCCACTGGCGATTTGGCTGCAGAAGCACTGTTCTATGATGCTTATTTTAAAAATAAGACCCAAAACTATGAGGCCTCCAATGCCTCGGTCCAGAAATTGGCGAAGGATTATGCCGGGTATAAGGAATGGAGTGCAAAAGGCTTGATCCTTATGGCTAAAAACTTCTATGCTTTAGGAGATGCTTTTCAGGCGACCTATATTTTGGATAGCGTAATCGCAAACTTTGGGGAGTATCCTACCATCGTTGATGAAGCTAAAAAAGAGTCGGTCATTATTAAAGCAAAAGAAGCCCAAAGTAATTCCTCAATAAACCCGAATGGGAACTAG
- a CDS encoding cell division ATP-binding protein FtsE, producing the protein MGESILKLKDVAVFQGENLVLNDISLEIKKGEFVYLIGKTGSGKSSFMKMLYGDLPLKQGSGSIVDFDLKTLKEKDIPYLRRKLGVVFQDFKLLPDRNINNNLFFVLKATGWKDQSLMNAKVEEVLGKVDMKTKGFKFPHELSGGEQQRIAIARALLNDPDLILADEPTGNLDPQTSVEVMKVLQEINKTGRTILMATHDYALILKYPSKTLKCDGNKVFEVIQRAV; encoded by the coding sequence ATGGGCGAGAGCATATTGAAGCTGAAGGATGTAGCAGTATTTCAGGGAGAAAATTTAGTATTAAACGACATAAGCCTAGAAATTAAAAAAGGTGAATTCGTATATCTTATAGGAAAGACCGGAAGCGGGAAAAGCAGTTTTATGAAAATGCTCTACGGAGACCTACCCTTAAAGCAAGGGAGTGGTTCCATTGTAGATTTTGACCTTAAGACATTAAAGGAAAAGGACATTCCCTATCTAAGGCGAAAGTTAGGAGTGGTTTTCCAAGATTTTAAATTGCTACCAGACCGAAATATAAACAACAATCTATTCTTTGTACTCAAGGCTACTGGTTGGAAAGACCAGAGCTTGATGAATGCCAAAGTGGAGGAAGTTTTGGGAAAGGTAGACATGAAAACCAAAGGCTTTAAATTTCCACACGAATTATCAGGTGGGGAACAACAACGGATCGCCATTGCCCGCGCCTTATTGAACGACCCCGATCTTATTTTGGCCGACGAGCCTACTGGAAACCTTGATCCGCAGACCAGTGTGGAGGTTATGAAGGTGCTCCAAGAAATAAATAAGACAGGAAGAACCATTTTAATGGCTACACACGATTACGCCCTGATCTTGAAATATCCTTCCAAGACCCTTAAGTGCGATGGCAATAAAGTTTTCGAGGTAATCCAAAGAGCAGTTTAA
- a CDS encoding sensor histidine kinase codes for MQRNKQVNLQEITKIAILIAVLVTLPLTLSLFKTVWFTDELFSNDLFNDFILKLLFFFLFSWTTLQFNTNWIYRIPKESKFIDLGLRFIGNLLLLVITTTLLTKLYPYFVDKAISEREAGFVNTIFFVVHIIIIFIARILRLQIIQRESILENEYLKQQNLENELTALKNQINPHFLFNSLNSLNYLIRDNKEATMFVKKLSFMYRYILQSGDRDLVQLKEELKFLESYTYLIKTRYRNRFLIDINIDEKYLERRIPPLALQLLVENAVKHNEISETNPLKVTIYSENESLFVENKVRIRTTLAEGTGTGLLNLYKRYYMIRKQQIVIDRNTEFFRVKLPLNKML; via the coding sequence ATGCAGCGAAACAAACAGGTTAATTTACAGGAAATTACGAAAATCGCTATCCTTATAGCAGTATTAGTAACACTCCCTTTAACCCTAAGCTTATTTAAAACAGTTTGGTTTACGGATGAACTTTTCTCCAATGACTTGTTTAACGATTTTATATTAAAATTGCTGTTTTTCTTTTTGTTTTCATGGACTACATTACAGTTCAATACCAATTGGATCTATAGGATCCCAAAAGAAAGCAAGTTTATAGATTTAGGGCTTAGATTTATAGGAAATCTATTATTACTGGTCATTACAACTACATTATTAACTAAGCTATACCCCTATTTTGTAGACAAGGCGATTTCGGAACGGGAAGCTGGATTTGTAAATACTATTTTTTTCGTAGTCCATATCATCATCATATTTATTGCTAGAATATTACGTCTTCAGATCATACAACGGGAGAGTATTTTGGAAAACGAATATTTAAAACAACAGAACCTCGAAAACGAACTTACAGCTTTAAAAAATCAGATAAATCCGCACTTTCTTTTCAATTCCTTAAATTCGCTCAACTACCTGATTCGCGATAATAAGGAAGCCACCATGTTCGTTAAGAAGCTTTCATTTATGTACCGCTATATTTTGCAGAGTGGTGATCGCGATTTGGTACAATTAAAAGAAGAGCTCAAATTTTTGGAGAGTTATACCTATTTAATAAAAACACGGTACCGCAACCGTTTTCTTATTGATATTAATATCGACGAAAAATATCTGGAGCGAAGAATTCCGCCTTTAGCATTACAGTTATTGGTTGAAAACGCCGTAAAACACAATGAAATCTCTGAGACCAATCCATTAAAGGTGACTATATACTCTGAAAATGAGTCTCTTTTTGTGGAAAACAAAGTAAGGATAAGAACCACTTTGGCAGAAGGAACTGGTACTGGTCTTTTAAATTTATACAAACGCTATTATATGATAAGAAAGCAGCAAATAGTGATAGATAGGAATACTGAATTTTTTCGTGTAAAACTCCCATTGAACAAAATGCTATGA